A DNA window from Brevinematia bacterium contains the following coding sequences:
- the rpiA gene encoding ribose 5-phosphate isomerase A — translation MDTVKGKINSALGALEYVREWVKDNMVIGLGSGTTVQEFIKLLGDEVKKGLKVVCVTTSYASRMLAIENGILVTDTDAVERIDIAIDGADKVNKIALLKGGGGALTREKIVDYNAERFIVIVDETKVTDGVLEGVVNMEVLPFAAPIVMRQLEEFNPRLRVGKGKLGPVVSDNGNFLLECQMRLENPVETERWLKSIPGIIENGIFTKFSMIIVGTEDGWYRFV, via the coding sequence ATGGATACTGTTAAAGGTAAAATAAATTCCGCTTTAGGTGCATTAGAGTATGTGAGAGAGTGGGTGAAAGATAACATGGTAATAGGTCTTGGTAGTGGGACAACTGTTCAAGAGTTTATAAAGCTTCTCGGGGATGAGGTTAAGAAGGGATTAAAGGTTGTTTGTGTGACAACATCTTACGCTTCGCGGATGTTAGCGATAGAAAATGGGATATTGGTGACAGATACGGATGCTGTTGAGAGGATAGATATAGCAATAGACGGTGCGGATAAGGTAAATAAGATAGCACTTCTTAAAGGTGGGGGGGGAGCGTTGACTAGGGAGAAGATTGTGGATTACAATGCAGAGAGGTTTATAGTAATAGTCGATGAAACTAAAGTAACTGATGGAGTTCTTGAGGGAGTAGTAAATATGGAAGTGTTGCCGTTTGCAGCACCAATTGTAATGAGACAGCTTGAAGAGTTTAATCCTAGGCTTAGAGTGGGTAAAGGAAAACTCGGACCAGTGGTAAGTGATAATGGTAACTTCTTACTTGAGTGTCAAATGAGACTTGAGAATCCAGTTGAAACAGAAAGGTGGTTGAAAAGTATTCCAGGAATAATAGAGAACGGCATTTTCACAAAGTTCTCAATGATAATAGTTGGTACTGAAGATGGATGGTATAGGTTTGTATAA
- the nusG gene encoding transcription termination/antitermination protein NusG: protein MGRAWYVLHTISGLENSVVDKIKKEMEKNEDVRKVIVDIKIPMENVEVRGRGDKKIVKKQRIFPGYILLEMDLPTEEQKLESFLRTVKNIHGVIGFLGAKTEQSGVRSFRVPPKPLTIEEVRNIFEKTGEFKSRAFVDLSSSFEPGDQVKIVEGPFKGLVGTVVEVYPDKYKLKVSVTIFNRETPLNINFDQVERV, encoded by the coding sequence ATGGGTAGAGCTTGGTATGTGTTACATACCATCTCAGGTCTTGAGAATAGTGTTGTGGATAAAATAAAAAAGGAGATGGAAAAGAATGAAGATGTAAGAAAGGTCATAGTTGACATAAAAATACCTATGGAGAATGTTGAAGTTAGGGGAAGAGGTGATAAGAAAATAGTAAAGAAACAGAGAATATTCCCAGGATATATTCTTTTGGAAATGGACCTTCCTACTGAAGAGCAGAAACTTGAATCATTTCTAAGGACAGTAAAGAACATCCACGGAGTAATTGGTTTTCTAGGGGCTAAGACAGAGCAAAGTGGTGTAAGATCTTTTAGGGTTCCTCCAAAACCTTTGACTATAGAGGAGGTAAGAAATATTTTTGAGAAAACGGGTGAATTCAAGAGTAGAGCTTTTGTTGATCTTTCCTCTTCGTTTGAGCCTGGTGATCAGGTAAAAATAGTGGAGGGTCCGTTTAAAGGACTTGTTGGAACGGTGGTTGAGGTTTATCCTGATAAATATAAGCTCAAAGTGAGTGTAACTATCTTCAACCGAGAAACGCCGTTGAATATAAATTTTGATCAAGTGGAAAGAGTGTAG
- a CDS encoding flavin reductase family protein — MLRKSDKGFYSFFPSVVCVIVTSFQGRTNAMPAAWTTISSINPRYFSVMISKRRFTYELLSRSKSFSVNFLDWKHLDIVDKLGFYSGRDVDKIEKFNIPLERGILDGVFYIPLSFAVYECKLVKDEEVGDHNLIVGEVMNVLVDDDVFDSSGNYIPDKVSPILYVAGEGYIKLRILRDF, encoded by the coding sequence ATGTTGAGGAAAAGCGACAAGGGATTTTACAGTTTTTTCCCAAGTGTAGTATGTGTAATAGTTACGTCTTTTCAAGGTAGAACTAACGCTATGCCTGCTGCCTGGACAACTATATCTTCCATTAATCCTAGATATTTTTCAGTAATGATCTCAAAGAGAAGATTCACTTATGAACTTCTTAGTAGGTCCAAGAGTTTTTCCGTGAACTTTTTAGATTGGAAACATCTGGACATAGTTGATAAACTTGGTTTCTATTCTGGAAGGGATGTTGATAAAATAGAGAAGTTCAATATACCTCTTGAGAGAGGTATTTTGGATGGTGTTTTCTATATTCCACTCTCATTTGCAGTGTATGAGTGTAAGTTGGTTAAGGATGAGGAAGTAGGTGACCACAATTTAATCGTTGGTGAGGTTATGAACGTGCTTGTAGATGACGATGTTTTTGATAGTAGTGGCAACTATATTCCTGACAAAGTGAGTCCTATTCTCTATGTAGCTGGCGAAGGGTATATAAAACTTAGAATCTTGAGAGATTTTTAG
- the secE gene encoding preprotein translocase subunit SecE, with the protein MIGIAKRVIQFFKDVAEEMKKVSWPPKEEVISSSAIVIVFVIILSIILGFIDFVASTLVGLILK; encoded by the coding sequence ATGATAGGTATTGCTAAGAGAGTGATACAATTTTTTAAGGATGTTGCCGAGGAAATGAAGAAAGTTTCATGGCCACCGAAAGAGGAGGTTATATCTTCTTCAGCAATAGTAATAGTCTTTGTAATAATCCTTTCTATAATCTTGGGGTTTATAGATTTTGTTGCTTCAACATTAGTTGGACTAATTCTAAAGTAG
- a CDS encoding RING finger protein produces MHKQNAKKIPNSNLNSSTNNNTEFTKSKKNLTPTNKKHHKYFDVTYSIDYSKITGTCPICSKHTIYDPSNIVIEGHVFHFECVVNYIKEKFGTESNNKILYTGSNTFGIFWESRDTKKTELLKKVNLKDTLYEYIKANT; encoded by the coding sequence ATGCATAAACAAAATGCAAAGAAAATTCCCAACAGCAACTTAAATTCCTCAACCAACAATAACACAGAGTTCACCAAAAGCAAAAAGAATCTTACTCCTACTAACAAAAAGCATCACAAATACTTTGACGTAACTTACAGCATAGATTACTCAAAAATAACAGGCACCTGTCCCATATGTTCCAAACACACAATCTATGACCCATCCAATATAGTGATAGAAGGACATGTGTTTCACTTTGAGTGTGTAGTAAACTACATAAAAGAAAAGTTTGGAACCGAAAGCAACAACAAAATCCTTTATACCGGATCTAATACCTTTGGAATCTTCTGGGAAAGCAGAGATACTAAGAAAACAGAACTACTAAAAAAGGTGAACCTAAAGGATACCTTATATGAGTATATTAAGGCAAACACTTAA
- a CDS encoding sigma-70 family RNA polymerase sigma factor translates to MFSVSDEELIDDFFSKGGKRKEEAFTLIYEKYVNFVYDFGRTMGIPLNEIDDFVQETFLKLSLKLKKFDGRKKFFPWFYSLVRNYCYDFLRKLKSKDTDLRIERYVNNPYDFDVDLINQVRDVISRLPREEREVIFLRYYQGMTPEEISRIIGCSVRKVYYILERAMRNFEEEWSRR, encoded by the coding sequence ATGTTTAGTGTCAGTGATGAAGAACTAATAGATGACTTTTTTTCAAAGGGTGGTAAGAGAAAAGAGGAGGCCTTTACCTTAATATATGAAAAATACGTAAATTTTGTGTATGACTTTGGCAGAACTATGGGTATACCACTGAATGAGATAGATGACTTTGTCCAAGAAACCTTCCTCAAACTTTCATTGAAATTGAAGAAGTTTGACGGAAGGAAGAAGTTCTTTCCTTGGTTTTATTCACTCGTGAGAAACTACTGTTACGACTTTCTAAGGAAGCTGAAAAGTAAAGATACTGACCTTAGAATAGAGAGATACGTTAATAATCCTTATGATTTTGATGTAGATCTAATAAACCAAGTCAGAGATGTAATCTCAAGGCTTCCAAGGGAAGAAAGAGAGGTTATCTTCCTTAGGTATTACCAAGGAATGACACCCGAAGAGATCTCAAGAATTATTGGTTGTTCTGTTAGGAAGGTTTACTATATTCTTGAGAGAGCTATGAGGAATTTTGAGGAGGAGTGGAGTAGAAGATGA
- a CDS encoding HD domain-containing phosphohydrolase, with protein sequence MSILRQTLNLINTLQKALLNGEYPHSKTLISLCIQALGNEIPFGIYTETSKGFLNVFKSEKKTKVLKDVVSENEISKKIRKLGDETFFDIAIFFRKFQRKILIRVSLPPLLQPDEENLSEVINSFYSFQELYDRNYVLLELIKILKATAEVDDIEEVIENATKVTKKLLGTQGASILLKDEKKDELFFKVVESEKSDKIKEVRIPTSKGIAGYTARTGKSLIVNDVSSHPEFYSKVDEKSGFTTKSLISAAIKPLNRTIGVIEAVNKLRETNFTEEDLELLETIADILGISLINSILHQKINKISTDIIKALITALEARDEYTKGHSYRVQIFSVKIARALGLPSKKIKKVELSSILHDIGKIGIPDNILRKPGKLSEEEYETIKKHPIIGYNILSSVEGLEDILDGIKYHHEKFDGTGYPEGLKGKDIPLIARIIAVADTLDAMTSDRPYRKALPLEIALEEIKKVKGTQLDPEIVETFLNSFSKTEETLQDNM encoded by the coding sequence ATGAGTATATTAAGGCAAACACTTAATTTGATAAATACATTACAAAAAGCGCTATTAAATGGTGAATACCCTCACTCTAAAACTCTGATTTCCCTTTGCATCCAAGCACTAGGAAATGAAATTCCTTTTGGCATCTACACCGAAACATCAAAAGGCTTCCTGAATGTGTTCAAGTCTGAGAAAAAGACGAAGGTTCTAAAAGATGTGGTAAGCGAAAATGAAATATCTAAAAAAATCAGAAAGCTAGGAGACGAAACATTCTTTGACATAGCAATATTCTTCAGGAAATTCCAAAGAAAGATTCTGATAAGAGTATCCTTACCTCCCTTGCTTCAGCCAGATGAAGAAAACTTAAGCGAAGTAATAAACAGCTTCTATTCCTTTCAAGAACTCTATGATAGAAATTATGTCCTCTTAGAACTTATCAAGATCCTCAAAGCAACGGCAGAAGTTGATGATATTGAGGAAGTTATAGAAAATGCAACAAAAGTAACCAAAAAACTTTTGGGAACCCAAGGAGCTTCAATTTTACTTAAGGACGAAAAAAAAGACGAACTCTTCTTTAAGGTAGTAGAAAGTGAAAAAAGTGACAAAATAAAAGAGGTTAGAATACCTACAAGTAAAGGAATAGCAGGATATACTGCAAGAACAGGAAAATCACTGATCGTCAACGATGTATCTTCGCATCCTGAATTTTATAGTAAAGTTGACGAAAAAAGCGGCTTCACAACGAAATCACTAATCTCCGCAGCTATAAAACCCCTGAACAGAACAATAGGAGTAATCGAAGCAGTAAACAAACTAAGGGAAACAAATTTTACAGAAGAAGATTTGGAACTTCTAGAGACTATAGCAGACATACTAGGAATAAGCTTAATAAACTCAATACTTCATCAGAAAATTAATAAAATCTCAACCGACATAATAAAAGCTCTAATAACCGCCCTTGAAGCTAGAGACGAATACACAAAAGGACATTCTTACAGAGTTCAAATATTTTCAGTCAAAATCGCTCGCGCTTTAGGATTACCTTCAAAGAAAATTAAAAAGGTAGAACTATCTTCAATTCTACATGATATTGGCAAAATAGGAATTCCTGACAACATTCTCAGAAAACCAGGGAAACTCTCAGAGGAAGAATACGAAACAATAAAAAAGCACCCTATCATAGGCTACAATATCCTAAGCTCAGTTGAAGGACTTGAAGATATCCTAGATGGTATAAAATACCATCATGAGAAGTTTGACGGAACCGGATACCCCGAAGGTCTAAAGGGTAAGGATATACCACTTATAGCAAGAATAATAGCTGTTGCTGATACACTTGACGCTATGACCTCAGACAGACCTTACCGAAAAGCATTACCACTTGAAATAGCACTAGAAGAGATAAAAAAAGTCAAAGGAACCCAGTTAGACCCCGAAATTGTAGAAACTTTCCTAAACTCATTCTCCAAAACAGAAGAAACACTTCAAGATAATATGTAG
- a CDS encoding LptF/LptG family permease, with protein sequence MKIAEFTKELKRFLKAKLEGCRHFIVANFIPFKRYDLMIYKELTTSYLVSFLIMSLVVWLKEIYLIYIQYIQKGAQLWTTLSIFFYSLPFTMAITIPAGMVMATLLTFNKLSINLEILMLRLSGVRKIRLFLPVFVFSLVILGITFLFFDTVLIRGNEMYLRSMIKMRIEKPFIDIAPGEFPKIGEFNIGFEEISGNEMIGVEIYQNFAEGERIIKASKGVIISSGDLPYYKILLNDGTFIEKSKRGEVFSSQFKEAELRVDYEISYIPTFNTETQPRVMSRYKTGRIIENMKKQDNVLKSLLELSNLNSNLIEEYKEVLLTLPQYLVALAFGGKERDKTIENFNNTIVTISKLHQDIRKVNTRFEMIDYNVFVFEQHKKTSIPVSAIVYGLVGFVFGIMIKVRTGRGGSLIIGIVVILLQTYLTFVAEIPVRNGELDPITAAWYSNVILSLPALYLLLREKI encoded by the coding sequence ATGAAAATTGCAGAATTCACAAAAGAACTTAAGAGATTTCTAAAGGCAAAACTTGAAGGTTGTAGGCACTTTATAGTTGCTAATTTCATACCCTTCAAGAGATACGACTTAATGATATACAAAGAACTTACAACCAGCTACCTGGTGTCCTTTTTGATAATGTCACTAGTAGTTTGGCTTAAAGAGATTTACCTAATATACATTCAATATATCCAGAAAGGAGCCCAACTCTGGACAACACTTAGCATATTTTTCTACAGTCTACCTTTTACAATGGCTATAACCATTCCTGCGGGTATGGTAATGGCTACCTTGCTAACGTTTAATAAACTCTCAATCAATCTTGAAATTCTGATGCTACGCTTAAGCGGTGTAAGAAAAATTAGGCTTTTCCTGCCCGTTTTTGTATTCTCCTTAGTTATCCTAGGAATAACCTTCCTATTCTTTGATACCGTTTTAATAAGAGGCAATGAAATGTATCTCAGATCTATGATCAAAATGAGAATAGAAAAACCGTTTATAGACATCGCTCCAGGTGAGTTTCCTAAGATCGGGGAATTCAACATAGGGTTTGAAGAGATAAGCGGGAACGAAATGATAGGAGTAGAAATCTACCAAAACTTTGCTGAAGGCGAAAGAATAATTAAGGCTAGCAAGGGTGTAATAATTTCCTCTGGGGATCTACCTTACTACAAGATTCTTTTAAACGATGGAACCTTTATTGAGAAATCCAAAAGAGGAGAAGTCTTCTCCTCACAGTTTAAAGAAGCAGAACTGAGAGTAGATTACGAAATCTCTTACATTCCAACTTTCAATACCGAAACACAACCACGAGTTATGTCAAGATATAAAACAGGCAGAATTATTGAAAATATGAAAAAACAAGATAACGTTTTGAAAAGTTTACTTGAGCTTAGTAATCTCAACTCCAACCTCATTGAGGAATACAAAGAAGTTTTACTCACCCTGCCCCAATATCTGGTAGCCCTAGCTTTCGGCGGTAAGGAAAGGGATAAAACAATAGAAAACTTCAACAACACCATAGTAACAATTTCCAAGCTACATCAAGATATCAGAAAAGTCAATACCAGATTTGAGATGATTGACTACAATGTTTTTGTTTTTGAACAACACAAGAAAACATCTATACCAGTATCTGCAATAGTTTACGGACTGGTAGGATTCGTTTTTGGTATAATGATAAAGGTAAGGACGGGTAGAGGAGGCTCACTGATAATAGGAATAGTGGTGATACTACTTCAGACATACCTTACATTTGTAGCTGAGATTCCCGTAAGAAATGGAGAATTAGACCCAATAACTGCTGCATGGTATTCCAATGTTATATTATCTCTACCTGCTTTGTATCTCTTACTACGAGAAAAGATCTAA
- a CDS encoding ATP-binding cassette domain-containing protein codes for MSVIEVRNLCKSFNNLKVLDNITFSLDSDRLLIIGRSGMGKSVLIKTIVRLLEPERGRVILNGVDITSLKEKELEEFWRDVGFLFQSGALFDSLTVEENILFVIENVRRITGEKARRRVKEVLEMVGLPNVGEKMPSELSGGMRKRVALARTISTYPKILFLDEPTTGLDPITSDYVMSSIIDLKNYLQIPIVVVTHDIEVMKKIGGKLLMLEDHRIVFFGDLEEMFNSGNEYTQQFLKGLSEGPIRVF; via the coding sequence ATGAGTGTGATTGAGGTTAGGAATTTGTGTAAGTCTTTCAATAACTTGAAAGTATTGGATAATATAACATTTTCGCTTGACTCTGATAGATTATTGATAATAGGAAGGAGTGGAATGGGCAAGAGTGTGTTGATAAAAACAATTGTTAGGCTTTTGGAACCTGAAAGGGGTAGAGTAATTTTAAATGGAGTTGACATAACTTCTCTTAAGGAGAAGGAGCTTGAAGAGTTCTGGAGAGATGTTGGGTTTTTGTTTCAGAGTGGAGCACTGTTTGATTCGCTTACTGTAGAAGAAAACATCCTTTTTGTTATAGAGAATGTAAGGAGAATAACTGGGGAGAAGGCTCGTAGGAGGGTTAAAGAGGTGCTTGAGATGGTGGGGTTGCCGAATGTTGGAGAAAAAATGCCATCTGAGCTTAGTGGTGGTATGAGAAAAAGGGTTGCACTTGCTAGAACTATATCAACCTACCCTAAAATTCTTTTCCTTGATGAACCTACTACAGGACTTGATCCTATAACATCGGATTATGTGATGTCATCAATAATAGACTTAAAAAATTACCTCCAGATACCAATAGTAGTTGTCACTCATGATATTGAGGTTATGAAAAAGATAGGAGGAAAGTTGTTAATGCTTGAAGATCATAGAATTGTCTTTTTCGGAGACTTAGAAGAAATGTTTAACTCAGGTAATGAATATACACAGCAATTTCTTAAAGGCCTAAGTGAAGGACCTATAAGGGTATTTTAG
- a CDS encoding Uxx-star family glutaredoxin-like (seleno)protein — MDVKVYSTPTCPYCNMLKNYLRSKGIKFVDYDVSKDEVKAMEMVRISGQMGVPVVVINGKVIVGFNKPIIDKMLNLS; from the coding sequence ATGGATGTAAAGGTTTATTCTACACCGACTTGTCCCTATTGCAATATGCTTAAGAATTATCTTAGGTCCAAGGGCATTAAGTTTGTGGACTATGATGTGTCTAAGGATGAGGTAAAAGCGATGGAGATGGTGAGGATATCTGGGCAGATGGGTGTTCCTGTGGTTGTGATAAATGGTAAAGTTATTGTTGGTTTTAACAAGCCGATTATAGATAAGATGTTGAATCTTTCTTAG
- a CDS encoding LysM peptidoglycan-binding domain-containing protein — MRKFTIFGIVLLLVTSFLGACPAPKPDKEIQLAKEKLELARSEGAPVLSEKEYTVAEKNYTEATNLVSVGKNDEAKVKALTSITNSEIAIMNSRKKKAEEEMSKVSSLLKESKDLRMEVVYPESFKNLTNSYQTSLSLYNSSNYYESLTNSRRVISEVEPTVRELKDKWNTARTELNRVLSRTEKLKRVAKWLSAEVMEIEEITSQAKAFLNEAKLNESIEKSREAIKKLDELSEKLKGKSQQELEDIGNRMKELKINKLKIRFLYFGSNKELEAFNGAEFRVSLTYEEKVTSEYSSEEKVKGMSERELESYRSSLESELQKMREEIRSLYSQAQEDHNKGNYEDSLEKLDRVNELLDMYSLKVEELNVVVSEIEKRKAKKRVTTEPKVVGSYIVEKGDFLSKIAGKLFRGGYWWWPKIFTLNRDKIKDPDVIEIGVELKIPEIPEE, encoded by the coding sequence ATGAGAAAATTTACAATCTTTGGAATAGTTTTGTTACTGGTGACAAGCTTTTTAGGTGCATGTCCTGCTCCAAAGCCTGATAAAGAGATACAACTGGCAAAAGAGAAGCTGGAATTGGCTCGCAGTGAGGGAGCACCAGTATTGTCAGAAAAAGAGTATACTGTGGCAGAAAAGAATTATACAGAGGCTACTAATCTTGTTTCCGTGGGAAAAAATGATGAAGCTAAAGTAAAAGCTCTAACCTCAATAACAAATTCGGAAATAGCAATAATGAACTCTAGAAAGAAGAAAGCAGAGGAAGAGATGTCAAAGGTTAGTTCTTTGCTAAAGGAGTCTAAGGATTTGAGAATGGAAGTAGTGTATCCTGAAAGTTTCAAGAATCTTACAAATTCGTACCAAACTTCGTTATCGCTCTATAATTCATCAAATTACTATGAGTCTCTGACAAATTCCAGAAGAGTTATTTCAGAAGTAGAACCTACTGTTAGAGAGTTGAAAGATAAATGGAATACAGCAAGAACAGAACTGAATAGAGTCCTTTCAAGGACTGAGAAGTTGAAGAGAGTAGCAAAGTGGCTTTCTGCAGAAGTTATGGAAATAGAAGAGATAACGAGCCAAGCCAAAGCATTCCTAAATGAGGCTAAGTTGAATGAAAGTATAGAGAAGTCAAGGGAGGCAATTAAAAAGCTAGATGAGCTTTCTGAAAAACTTAAAGGAAAAAGTCAACAGGAATTAGAGGATATCGGCAATAGAATGAAAGAGCTTAAAATTAATAAACTTAAGATCAGGTTTCTGTATTTTGGGAGCAACAAAGAACTAGAAGCGTTTAATGGTGCAGAATTCAGAGTATCTCTGACTTATGAAGAAAAAGTAACTTCTGAGTATAGTAGTGAGGAGAAAGTTAAAGGTATGTCTGAGAGGGAGCTTGAAAGTTACAGGTCTTCACTTGAATCTGAACTTCAGAAGATGAGAGAAGAGATAAGGAGTCTTTACTCACAGGCTCAAGAGGATCATAACAAAGGTAATTACGAAGATTCTCTTGAAAAGCTAGATAGAGTTAACGAACTTTTGGATATGTACTCTCTTAAAGTAGAAGAGCTTAATGTAGTTGTAAGTGAAATAGAGAAAAGGAAAGCTAAGAAAAGAGTCACTACTGAGCCCAAGGTTGTAGGTAGTTACATTGTAGAAAAAGGTGATTTCTTATCAAAAATTGCTGGTAAACTTTTTAGAGGTGGGTATTGGTGGTGGCCAAAGATATTTACCTTGAACAGAGATAAGATAAAAGATCCAGATGTGATAGAGATAGGTGTGGAACTTAAGATTCCAGAAATTCCTGAAGAATAA